The sequence GACAACTGAAATCTTCGCTAACTCCCCATCTTTAAATATGTTTATCGCATGTAAACTTATATTTTGTTTTGTAGTCTCAAATAACTCTGCAATTTGATGCTGTGTCAACCACAAAGTATTTTCTTCAAGCTTTACTTCAATTCTACCCTTATAAATAACGATGCTTGTTTTCTTATTCATTTTTTCGCTCCTATGCTTTTATATTTTTGAGATATGTTTTCACTTTTTCTTCCACAAGCCCCACAAGTTCTTTAGGGGATTTAACTATTATATGCGGTATCCAGCTTAAAATTATATGGATAATTTCAGTGTGTGTGCTTGCGGTGCATTGTATTAGCATTGAGCCGTTTTTATATGTTTTGATTACTTTTTGACGAGGAAAAAAGTTTTTTGATTTGAAATATTTAGCGGCGTAATCTGATATTAACAGTTGGGCTTTAATATTTCTTTTATTTTCAATCCACATAGAAACGCTTTCATCAAGTATTTTAGCTATATTTTTTGACTTCTTAAAATATTTTCCGGAAGGTCTTGCCGATATGATTTTTTCAAGTCTCAATTTTAGCAATGCTCTTTTATCGCCAAAAGCAAGTAAATACCAAAAACCATCGAATAAAACTATTTTTAAAGGTTCTATCGGACGAGGGTTAT is a genomic window of Endomicrobium proavitum containing:
- a CDS encoding helix-turn-helix transcriptional regulator; protein product: MANEILTKIKRLMYLINALDKGSIKLSKLALELSISPRTLQRDIKILELANFVIYSPEKGVYAFMEGHSLQRMQLDKKEAAMLALFSDISGSLGATFSKTYETLSKKLIQQKTENPFYIKLSKGHAYTANEVTKIIEKAVNDCEKIHISYEDSPDNPRPIEPLKIVLFDGFWYLLAFGDKRALLKLRLEKIISARPSGKYFKKSKNIAKILDESVSMWIENKRNIKAQLLISDYAAKYFKSKNFFPRQKVIKTYKNGSMLIQCTASTHTEIIHIILSWIPHIIVKSPKELVGLVEEKVKTYLKNIKA